The following proteins come from a genomic window of Rutidosis leptorrhynchoides isolate AG116_Rl617_1_P2 chromosome 10, CSIRO_AGI_Rlap_v1, whole genome shotgun sequence:
- the LOC139872472 gene encoding serine/arginine-rich splicing factor SR30-like isoform X2: MGRLDRTIYVGNLPGDIREREVEDLFYKYGPIVEIDIKVPPRPPGFAFVEFEDVRDAEDAIYGRDGYKFDGHRLRVELAHGGRSSSSVDRYSSYSSGGSRGGLSKRSDYRVYVTGLPSSASWQDLKDHMRRAGDVCFSQVFRDRDGMRGIVDYTNYDDMKYAIRKLDDSLFRNQFSKAYIRVEEYDRRRSYSRSPSRSPYYSRSRSPSRSNSYDSRSRSYSPRYRRSRRSRSRSISSRPRSELSPTPVSRSPSRSRTPPSYYHRRRRARSASPRDSRSPSVRSD; the protein is encoded by the exons ATGGGTCGCTTGGATCGTACTATCTATGTCGGTAACCTTCCTGGCGATATTCGTGAACGAGAAGTTGAAGATTTATTTTACAAG TATGGACCTATTGTTGAAATTGACATAAAAGTTCCACCTAGACCCCCTGGTTTTGCCTTTGTAGAG TTTGAAGATGTTCGTGACGCTGAAGATGCTATTTATGGAAGGGATGGATATAAGTTTGATGGGCATCGCTTACGA GTTGAACTTGCACATGGTGGTAGAAGTTCATCTTCTGTGGACCGTTACAGCAGTTACAGTAGCGGAGGCAGTCGTGGAGGACTATCTAAGCGCTCCGACTATCGTG TTTATGTCACTGGTTTACCTTCTTCTGCTTCATGGCAAGATTTGAAG GATCACATGCGTCGAGCTGGTGATGTTTGTTTCTCTCAAGTATTTCGTGATCGTGATG GCATGAGAGGGATTGTGGACTATACTAACTATGATGATATGAAATATGCG ataAGGAAACTTGATGACTCGCTTTTCCGTAACCAATTTTCCAAGGCCTACATACGG GTGGAGGAGTATGATCGAAGGCGCAGCTACTCTAGGAGCCCAAGTCGAAGTCCATATTATTCACGAAGCAGAAGTCCAAGTCGCAGCAATAGCTATGATAGCAGGAGCAGGAG TTACTCACCTAGGTACAGACGTTCTCGTAGGTCTAGATCCAGATCTATCTCATCACGACCTCGTTCTGAGTTATCTCCTACTCCCGTTTCAAG ATCTCCGTCAAGGTCTCGTACACCGCCATCATAC TATCATAGGCGTCGTAGAGCTAGGAGCGCAAGTCCAAGGGATTCTCGTTCACCCTCG GTGAGATCGGACTAA
- the LOC139872472 gene encoding serine/arginine-rich splicing factor SR30-like isoform X1 has protein sequence MGRLDRTIYVGNLPGDIREREVEDLFYKYGPIVEIDIKVPPRPPGFAFVEFEDVRDAEDAIYGRDGYKFDGHRLRVELAHGGRSSSSVDRYSSYSSGGSRGGLSKRSDYRVYVTGLPSSASWQDLKDHMRRAGDVCFSQVFRDRDGMRGIVDYTNYDDMKYAIRKLDDSLFRNQFSKAYIRVEEYDRRRSYSRSPSRSPYYSRSRSPSRSNSYDSRSRSYSPRYRRSRRSRSRSISSRPRSELSPTPVSRSPSRSRTPPSYYHRRRRARSASPRDSRSPSIRVLVETSPC, from the exons ATGGGTCGCTTGGATCGTACTATCTATGTCGGTAACCTTCCTGGCGATATTCGTGAACGAGAAGTTGAAGATTTATTTTACAAG TATGGACCTATTGTTGAAATTGACATAAAAGTTCCACCTAGACCCCCTGGTTTTGCCTTTGTAGAG TTTGAAGATGTTCGTGACGCTGAAGATGCTATTTATGGAAGGGATGGATATAAGTTTGATGGGCATCGCTTACGA GTTGAACTTGCACATGGTGGTAGAAGTTCATCTTCTGTGGACCGTTACAGCAGTTACAGTAGCGGAGGCAGTCGTGGAGGACTATCTAAGCGCTCCGACTATCGTG TTTATGTCACTGGTTTACCTTCTTCTGCTTCATGGCAAGATTTGAAG GATCACATGCGTCGAGCTGGTGATGTTTGTTTCTCTCAAGTATTTCGTGATCGTGATG GCATGAGAGGGATTGTGGACTATACTAACTATGATGATATGAAATATGCG ataAGGAAACTTGATGACTCGCTTTTCCGTAACCAATTTTCCAAGGCCTACATACGG GTGGAGGAGTATGATCGAAGGCGCAGCTACTCTAGGAGCCCAAGTCGAAGTCCATATTATTCACGAAGCAGAAGTCCAAGTCGCAGCAATAGCTATGATAGCAGGAGCAGGAG TTACTCACCTAGGTACAGACGTTCTCGTAGGTCTAGATCCAGATCTATCTCATCACGACCTCGTTCTGAGTTATCTCCTACTCCCGTTTCAAG ATCTCCGTCAAGGTCTCGTACACCGCCATCATAC TATCATAGGCGTCGTAGAGCTAGGAGCGCAAGTCCAAGGGATTCTCGTTCACCCTCG ATTAGGGTGCTAGTTGAAACCAGTCCTTGTTGA
- the LOC139872472 gene encoding serine/arginine-rich splicing factor SR30-like isoform X3, producing the protein MGRLDRTIYVGNLPGDIREREVEDLFYKYGPIVEIDIKVPPRPPGFAFVEFEDVRDAEDAIYGRDGYKFDGHRLRVELAHGGRSSSSVDRYSSYSSGGSRGGLSKRSDYRVYVTGLPSSASWQDLKDHMRRAGDVCFSQVFRDRDGMRGIVDYTNYDDMKYAIRKLDDSLFRNQFSKAYIRVEEYDRRRSYSRSPSRSPYYSRSRSPSRSNSYDSRSRSYSPRYRRSRRSRSRSISSRPRSELSPTPVSRSPSRSRTPPSYYHRRRRARSASPRDSRSPSGAS; encoded by the exons ATGGGTCGCTTGGATCGTACTATCTATGTCGGTAACCTTCCTGGCGATATTCGTGAACGAGAAGTTGAAGATTTATTTTACAAG TATGGACCTATTGTTGAAATTGACATAAAAGTTCCACCTAGACCCCCTGGTTTTGCCTTTGTAGAG TTTGAAGATGTTCGTGACGCTGAAGATGCTATTTATGGAAGGGATGGATATAAGTTTGATGGGCATCGCTTACGA GTTGAACTTGCACATGGTGGTAGAAGTTCATCTTCTGTGGACCGTTACAGCAGTTACAGTAGCGGAGGCAGTCGTGGAGGACTATCTAAGCGCTCCGACTATCGTG TTTATGTCACTGGTTTACCTTCTTCTGCTTCATGGCAAGATTTGAAG GATCACATGCGTCGAGCTGGTGATGTTTGTTTCTCTCAAGTATTTCGTGATCGTGATG GCATGAGAGGGATTGTGGACTATACTAACTATGATGATATGAAATATGCG ataAGGAAACTTGATGACTCGCTTTTCCGTAACCAATTTTCCAAGGCCTACATACGG GTGGAGGAGTATGATCGAAGGCGCAGCTACTCTAGGAGCCCAAGTCGAAGTCCATATTATTCACGAAGCAGAAGTCCAAGTCGCAGCAATAGCTATGATAGCAGGAGCAGGAG TTACTCACCTAGGTACAGACGTTCTCGTAGGTCTAGATCCAGATCTATCTCATCACGACCTCGTTCTGAGTTATCTCCTACTCCCGTTTCAAG ATCTCCGTCAAGGTCTCGTACACCGCCATCATAC TATCATAGGCGTCGTAGAGCTAGGAGCGCAAGTCCAAGGGATTCTCGTTCACCCTCG GGTGCTAGTTGA